From Micromonospora echinospora, one genomic window encodes:
- a CDS encoding ABC transporter substrate-binding protein produces MSLAALLALAGGAGACAPAGTEDDGRTVKVGLSAAFSGKSAYYGQDAEKGIELAIEHLGQSMPEVTFQLVTADDECSPQGGAAAFRRLADVDRVDAILGSPCSSGTLGGMPTLARSKTPAMTFGSTNAKISEQSGVGGNPYMWRMNIDDSIMGRYWTRYIADAGRTRAAILAANNDFGRGAADLYRKLLPEAGVELVATEFYDLGASDLRAQLAKVRAANPDAFVTFAEPPDCAQMLRQMRETGMTVPVYGRGGCATAEGIRLTGDPALAEGVQEATYWTASEAQRPLLDGYRARYGQDVPPYNAALAYYGMLTLAEAVRHGGTDRAGILAGLKKVDFTTGIGPIRFDEHHQAHPNMFILRIEGGKIKVLDVVDTGK; encoded by the coding sequence GTGTCGCTCGCGGCCCTCCTGGCGCTGGCCGGTGGCGCCGGTGCCTGCGCGCCGGCCGGAACGGAGGACGACGGCAGGACCGTCAAGGTCGGCCTCTCCGCCGCGTTCAGCGGGAAGTCCGCCTACTACGGCCAGGACGCCGAGAAGGGCATCGAACTGGCCATCGAGCACCTCGGGCAGAGCATGCCCGAGGTCACCTTCCAGCTGGTCACCGCCGACGACGAGTGCTCGCCCCAGGGCGGCGCCGCCGCCTTCCGCCGGCTGGCCGACGTCGACCGGGTGGACGCCATCCTCGGATCGCCCTGCTCCTCCGGCACCCTCGGCGGCATGCCGACCCTCGCCCGGAGCAAGACCCCGGCGATGACCTTCGGGTCCACCAACGCCAAGATCAGCGAGCAGTCCGGCGTGGGCGGCAACCCGTACATGTGGCGCATGAACATCGACGACTCGATCATGGGCAGGTACTGGACCCGGTACATCGCCGACGCCGGCCGCACACGCGCCGCCATCCTGGCGGCCAACAACGACTTCGGTCGCGGAGCAGCCGACCTCTACCGGAAGCTGCTGCCCGAGGCGGGTGTGGAACTCGTCGCCACCGAGTTCTACGACCTGGGCGCCAGCGACCTGCGGGCCCAACTGGCGAAGGTCCGCGCCGCGAACCCGGACGCGTTCGTCACCTTCGCCGAACCGCCCGACTGCGCCCAGATGCTGCGCCAGATGCGCGAGACGGGCATGACGGTCCCGGTGTACGGGCGCGGCGGCTGCGCCACCGCCGAGGGGATCCGGCTCACCGGTGACCCGGCCCTGGCCGAGGGCGTCCAGGAGGCCACCTACTGGACGGCCTCCGAGGCGCAACGGCCGCTGCTCGACGGGTACCGGGCCCGGTACGGCCAGGACGTGCCGCCGTACAACGCGGCGCTGGCGTACTACGGGATGCTGACCCTCGCCGAGGCGGTCCGGCACGGCGGGACCGACCGGGCGGGCATCCTGGCCGGGCTGAAGAAGGTGGACTTCACCACCGGCATCGGGCCGATCAGGTTCGACGAGCACCACCAGGCCCACCCGAACATGTTCATCCTCCGCATCGAGGGCGGGAAGATCAAAGTCCTCGACGTCGTCGACACGGGCAAGTGA
- a CDS encoding response regulator transcription factor has translation MTDGPLRVLVVDDQQLVREGLTALLELTDGVTVVGAAGDGARALDLVADRKPDVVLMDLRMPVLDGVTATGMIRERFPDVAVVVLTTYADDESIAGALAAGARGYLTKDAGRAEIGMALRAAVTGHAVFDPVVSARLVDAMTRPAQPPTRDRLPDGLTQREAEVLGQLAQGRTNAEIAAALFVAETTVKTHINNAFAKIGARNRVEAARYATRHRLG, from the coding sequence ATGACCGACGGGCCGCTGCGGGTGCTGGTCGTCGACGACCAGCAACTCGTCCGGGAGGGGCTGACCGCCCTGCTGGAACTCACCGACGGGGTCACCGTCGTCGGGGCGGCCGGCGACGGCGCGCGGGCGCTCGACCTCGTCGCCGACCGGAAACCGGACGTCGTCCTGATGGACCTGCGGATGCCCGTCCTCGACGGGGTGACCGCGACCGGGATGATCCGGGAGCGGTTCCCGGACGTCGCGGTGGTGGTGCTGACCACGTACGCCGACGACGAGTCGATCGCCGGGGCGCTCGCGGCCGGGGCCCGCGGCTACCTGACCAAGGACGCCGGCCGGGCCGAGATCGGCATGGCGCTGCGGGCGGCGGTCACCGGGCACGCCGTGTTCGACCCGGTGGTCTCCGCCCGGCTCGTCGACGCGATGACCCGGCCGGCGCAGCCGCCGACCCGGGACCGGTTGCCGGACGGGCTGACCCAGCGCGAGGCGGAGGTGCTCGGCCAGCTGGCCCAGGGGCGGACCAACGCCGAGATCGCGGCGGCCCTCTTCGTCGCCGAGACGACCGTGAAGACCCACATCAACAACGCGTTCGCGAAGATCGGCGCCCGGAACCGCGTTGAGGCGGCCCGCTACGCGACCCGGCACCGGCTCGGCTGA
- a CDS encoding FecCD family ABC transporter permease, translating into MTALVSPPAAAGHRTGARSGRRLAVTLVAAVVLLVAVLVSFALGSRPLGVDQVWHALVAPDGGEASTIVRELRMPRTALGLAVGLALAVAGVLLQALTRNPLAEPRILGISAGASFGVVLAISVFGVGTLAGYVWFGIGGAVLAGLLVLAVAARAREGASPVTLALVGAALDASLASVVYALLSIDARTFEEYRFWVVGGLAGRDLSVAAQVLPFVLAGLALAALVARGLDALALGDDVARGLGHRIGLVRVGGGAAAVLLTGAAVAAAGPIAFVGLAVPHLARALVGADHRWTLAVSALLGPALLLGADVVGRLVAPPGEIPAGIVTALIGAPLLAVLVRRARLVTA; encoded by the coding sequence GTGACCGCCCTCGTCAGCCCGCCGGCCGCCGCCGGCCACCGCACCGGTGCCCGGAGTGGCCGCCGTCTCGCGGTCACCCTCGTGGCCGCCGTCGTGCTGCTCGTCGCCGTGCTGGTCAGTTTCGCCCTCGGCAGCCGCCCGCTCGGCGTGGACCAGGTGTGGCACGCGCTGGTCGCCCCGGACGGCGGCGAGGCGAGCACCATCGTCCGCGAGCTGCGCATGCCGCGTACCGCGCTCGGCCTCGCCGTCGGCCTGGCGCTCGCGGTGGCCGGGGTGCTCCTCCAGGCCCTCACCCGTAACCCGCTCGCCGAACCCCGGATCCTCGGCATCAGCGCCGGCGCGTCGTTCGGCGTGGTGCTGGCCATCTCCGTGTTCGGTGTCGGCACGCTGGCCGGGTACGTGTGGTTCGGCATCGGCGGCGCGGTCCTCGCCGGGTTGCTGGTCCTCGCCGTGGCGGCCCGCGCCCGGGAGGGCGCCAGCCCGGTCACCCTGGCGCTGGTCGGCGCGGCCCTGGACGCGAGTCTCGCCTCCGTGGTGTACGCGCTGCTCAGCATCGACGCCCGGACCTTCGAGGAGTACCGGTTCTGGGTGGTCGGCGGGCTGGCCGGGCGGGACCTCTCCGTCGCCGCGCAGGTCCTTCCGTTCGTGCTGGCCGGGCTGGCGCTGGCGGCCCTGGTCGCCCGGGGCCTGGACGCGCTCGCCCTCGGCGACGACGTGGCCCGGGGCCTGGGCCACCGGATCGGCCTGGTCCGCGTCGGCGGAGGCGCGGCCGCCGTGCTGCTGACCGGGGCCGCCGTCGCGGCCGCCGGGCCGATCGCGTTCGTCGGGTTGGCCGTGCCGCACCTGGCCCGTGCCCTGGTGGGCGCCGACCACCGGTGGACCCTCGCGGTCTCCGCGCTGCTCGGGCCGGCGTTGCTGCTCGGTGCCGACGTCGTCGGCCGGCTGGTCGCCCCGCCCGGGGAGATACCCGCCGGCATCGTCACCGCCCTGATCGGCGCGCCCCTGCTCGCCGTCCTGGTCCGCCGTGCCCGGTTGGTGACCGCGTGA
- a CDS encoding carboxyl transferase domain-containing protein encodes MFSRVAIVNRGEAAMRLIHAVRDIAAETGTRIETVALYTDVDRTATFVREADLSYDLGPASARPYLNLEVLERALRETGADAAWVGWGFVAEDPAFAELCERIGVTFVGPSPDAMRKLGDKIGAKLIAEEVGVPVAPWSRGAVETLDAALAAAAGIGYPLMLKATAGGGGRGIRVITNEAELADAYERTSQEAARAFGSGVVFLERLVTGARHVEVQVIADGEGTAWALGVRDCSVQRRNQKVIEESASPVLSPAQAAELKASAERLAVAVGYRGAATVEFLYHPGDQLFAFLEVNTRLQVEHPITEATTGFDLVKAQLHVASGGRLVGQPPAERGHAIEARLNAEDPDRDFAPSPGRIARLDLPAGPGIRVDTGVSEGDTIPADFDSMIAKIIAYGRDRDEALGRLRRAMAQTTVIIEGGATNKSFVLDLLDQPEVIDASADTGWIDRVRGEGRLVSHRHSAVALAAAAIEAYEEEERAERERLLSTAFGGRPQVQHESGRPLDLKLRGVGYRVRVARVGAHRFRVGIEAGDDARTADVELDRFDRHTGQIVVNGVRYRLLTGTHGPVHLVEVDGVTHRVSRDEGGVVRSPSPALVVATPLKVGAEVEAGAPVLVLESMKMETVLRAPFKARLKECVVSVGSQVEAGAPLVRLEPLADDAAEDTSATESVELDLPAAPGSLPARARTTRGQEDLRSLLLGFDVDPHDERRVLDDYLAARRAAIADGHRPLAEELELVDVFADLAELSRNRPSGEDGGGDGHVHSAREYFHTYLQCLDVERAALPQAFQAKLAKALGHYGVTDLERSPELEAAVFRIFLAQQRSSVDAMVVTALLRAWLQESPPDEAQREPAGLVLERLVAATQVRFPVIADLARGVVFSWFAQPLLRRNRARVYANVRKHLSHLDAHPDAPDRAERIAEMVRSTEPLVRLLGQRLGRADLDNVVMLEVLTRRYYGNKGLLGVRTSENAGCTFVVAKRADSCVVSAAVSFDALGDALRGLAELASGEGAIDADIYLAWENQPEDSAAMAAALQEVVSAYPLPSEVSRLTTTVAGRSGAVMHHHFTFRPSTAGMTEERLVRGLHPYIAQRMQLERLSKFDLTRLPSSDEEVYLFQCVARENPSDDRLVAFAQVRDLTALRDHDGRLVALPTAEDTIAACLDSIRRERSRRPSTKRVNTNRVVVYVWPPSDLTRAELEMIAGRVLPTTAGAGLEEILFIGRQQDRETGELAKVAVRVSFDAAGGTELTIGEPSDEPVEPLDSYRQKVLRAASRNTVYPYELTGLLGDFVEHDLDEQHALVPVARPKGRNSAAIVAGVVTTPTPRHPQGVTRVVLLGDPTKSLGALSEPECRRVIAALDLAERMGVPLEWYALSAGARISMESGTENMDWVAAALKRIVEFTQDGGEINIVVAGITVGAQPYWNAEATMLMHTKGVLVMTPDSAMVLTGKQSLDFSGGVSAEDNFGIGGYDRVMGPNGQAQYWAPNLAAARDVLMLHYDHTYVAPGEQTPRRATTTDPVDRDVSDFPHAVEGSDFTTVGEIFSVEANPDRKKPFDIRTVMRALSDQDHPVLERWAGMADAETAVVQDVHLGGMPVCLLGIESRSVPRRGFPPTDGPDTYTAGTLFPRSSKKAARAINAASGNRPLVVLANLSGFDGSPESMRKLQLEYGAEIGRAIVNFRGPIVFCVISRYHGGAFVVFSKALNPNMTVLALEGSFASVLGGAPAAAVVFSGEVNARTAADPRVRDLEARVASASGTDRATLTAELDELRASVRAEKLGEVAAEFDRVHNIQRAVEVGSVDAVIRAAELRPRIIEAIEARL; translated from the coding sequence ATGTTCAGTCGTGTCGCCATCGTCAACCGCGGCGAGGCCGCAATGCGGCTCATCCATGCCGTACGGGATATCGCCGCGGAGACCGGAACACGGATCGAGACCGTCGCCCTGTACACCGACGTCGACCGGACGGCCACCTTCGTCCGTGAGGCGGACCTGTCCTACGACCTCGGCCCGGCCTCCGCGCGGCCGTACCTCAACCTGGAGGTGCTGGAGCGCGCGCTGCGGGAGACCGGGGCGGACGCCGCGTGGGTCGGCTGGGGCTTCGTCGCGGAGGACCCGGCGTTCGCGGAGCTGTGCGAGCGGATCGGCGTCACCTTCGTCGGACCGAGCCCGGACGCGATGCGCAAGCTCGGCGACAAGATCGGCGCGAAGCTGATCGCCGAGGAGGTCGGCGTGCCGGTCGCGCCGTGGAGCCGTGGCGCGGTCGAGACCCTCGACGCCGCCCTGGCCGCGGCGGCCGGGATCGGCTACCCGCTGATGCTCAAGGCGACCGCGGGCGGCGGCGGGCGGGGCATCCGCGTGATCACCAACGAGGCCGAACTGGCCGACGCCTACGAGCGCACCAGCCAGGAGGCTGCGCGGGCGTTCGGCAGTGGCGTCGTGTTCCTGGAGCGCCTGGTCACCGGCGCCCGGCACGTCGAGGTCCAGGTGATCGCCGACGGCGAGGGCACCGCGTGGGCGCTCGGTGTCCGCGACTGCTCGGTCCAGCGGCGCAACCAGAAGGTCATCGAGGAGTCGGCGTCGCCGGTGCTCAGCCCGGCGCAGGCGGCCGAACTCAAGGCGTCGGCCGAGCGGCTGGCCGTCGCGGTCGGCTACCGGGGCGCGGCGACCGTCGAGTTCCTCTACCACCCCGGCGACCAGTTGTTCGCGTTCCTCGAGGTCAACACCCGCCTCCAGGTCGAGCACCCGATCACCGAGGCCACCACCGGGTTCGACCTGGTCAAGGCGCAACTGCACGTGGCCTCGGGCGGACGCCTCGTCGGTCAGCCGCCGGCGGAGCGCGGGCACGCCATCGAGGCCCGGCTCAACGCCGAGGACCCCGACCGCGACTTCGCGCCCTCCCCCGGCCGCATCGCACGGCTGGACCTGCCCGCCGGGCCGGGCATCCGGGTGGACACCGGCGTCAGCGAGGGCGACACCATCCCCGCCGACTTCGACTCGATGATCGCGAAGATCATCGCCTACGGCCGCGACCGGGACGAGGCGCTCGGCCGGCTGCGTCGCGCGATGGCGCAGACGACCGTGATCATCGAGGGCGGCGCCACGAACAAGAGCTTCGTGCTCGACCTGCTCGACCAGCCCGAGGTGATCGACGCCAGCGCGGACACCGGCTGGATCGACCGGGTCCGGGGCGAGGGCCGGCTCGTCTCGCACCGGCACTCCGCCGTCGCGCTGGCCGCCGCCGCCATCGAGGCGTACGAGGAGGAGGAACGCGCCGAGCGCGAGCGGCTGCTCTCGACCGCCTTCGGCGGACGCCCGCAGGTGCAGCACGAGAGCGGCCGGCCGCTGGACCTCAAGCTGCGCGGCGTCGGCTACCGCGTGCGCGTCGCGCGGGTCGGCGCGCACCGGTTCCGCGTCGGCATCGAAGCGGGTGACGACGCCCGCACCGCCGACGTCGAGCTGGACCGCTTCGACCGGCACACCGGGCAGATCGTCGTCAACGGCGTCCGGTACCGCCTGCTCACCGGCACGCACGGGCCGGTCCACCTGGTCGAGGTGGACGGCGTGACGCACCGGGTCAGCCGTGACGAGGGCGGCGTCGTGCGGTCACCCTCCCCCGCGCTGGTCGTCGCCACGCCGCTGAAGGTCGGCGCCGAGGTCGAGGCGGGCGCGCCGGTGCTGGTGCTGGAGAGCATGAAGATGGAGACGGTGCTGCGTGCGCCGTTCAAGGCGCGGCTGAAGGAATGCGTCGTCTCCGTGGGCAGCCAGGTGGAGGCCGGCGCGCCGCTGGTGCGACTGGAGCCGCTCGCCGACGACGCGGCCGAGGACACCTCGGCCACCGAGTCCGTCGAACTGGACCTGCCCGCCGCGCCGGGGTCGCTCCCCGCGCGGGCGCGCACCACCCGCGGCCAGGAGGACCTGCGCAGCCTGCTGCTGGGCTTCGACGTCGACCCGCACGACGAACGCCGGGTGCTCGACGACTACCTCGCCGCCCGCCGGGCGGCCATCGCGGACGGCCACCGGCCGCTGGCCGAGGAACTCGAACTCGTGGACGTCTTCGCCGACCTGGCCGAGCTGAGCCGCAACCGGCCGAGCGGCGAGGACGGCGGCGGTGACGGCCACGTGCACAGCGCCCGCGAGTACTTCCACACCTACCTCCAGTGCCTCGACGTGGAACGGGCCGCGCTGCCGCAGGCGTTCCAGGCCAAGCTCGCCAAGGCGCTCGGGCACTACGGTGTCACCGACCTGGAGCGCTCCCCCGAGCTCGAAGCCGCCGTGTTCCGGATCTTCCTCGCCCAGCAGCGGTCGTCCGTCGACGCCATGGTCGTCACGGCGTTGCTGCGCGCGTGGCTCCAGGAGTCCCCGCCGGACGAGGCGCAGCGGGAGCCGGCCGGTCTCGTGCTGGAACGGCTGGTGGCCGCGACGCAGGTCCGCTTCCCCGTGATCGCCGACCTCGCACGCGGCGTGGTGTTCTCCTGGTTCGCCCAGCCGCTGCTGCGCCGTAACCGCGCCCGGGTCTACGCCAACGTCCGCAAGCACCTGAGCCACCTGGACGCGCACCCGGACGCGCCGGACCGCGCCGAGCGGATCGCCGAGATGGTCCGCAGCACCGAACCGCTGGTGCGTCTGCTCGGGCAGCGGCTGGGCCGCGCCGACCTGGACAACGTGGTGATGCTGGAGGTGCTGACCCGGCGGTACTACGGCAACAAGGGGCTGCTCGGCGTCCGCACCAGCGAGAACGCGGGCTGCACGTTCGTGGTCGCCAAGCGGGCGGACTCGTGCGTGGTCTCCGCCGCGGTCAGCTTCGACGCGCTGGGCGACGCGTTGCGCGGGCTCGCCGAGCTGGCCAGCGGCGAGGGCGCCATCGACGCCGACATCTACCTCGCCTGGGAGAACCAGCCGGAGGACTCCGCCGCGATGGCGGCGGCGCTCCAGGAGGTCGTCAGCGCGTACCCGCTGCCGAGCGAGGTCAGCCGACTCACCACGACGGTGGCCGGGCGCAGCGGCGCGGTGATGCACCACCACTTCACGTTCCGCCCGTCGACCGCCGGGATGACCGAGGAGCGGCTGGTCCGGGGCCTGCACCCGTACATCGCCCAGCGGATGCAGCTGGAGCGGCTGAGCAAGTTCGACCTCACCCGACTGCCGTCGTCGGACGAGGAGGTCTACCTCTTCCAGTGCGTGGCCCGGGAGAACCCGTCGGACGACCGCCTCGTCGCGTTCGCGCAGGTGCGCGACCTGACCGCGTTGCGGGACCACGACGGCCGGCTGGTCGCGCTGCCGACGGCCGAGGACACCATCGCCGCCTGTCTCGACTCGATCCGCCGCGAGCGGTCCCGGCGGCCGTCGACGAAGCGCGTCAACACCAACCGGGTCGTGGTCTACGTCTGGCCGCCGAGCGACCTCACCCGCGCCGAGCTGGAGATGATCGCCGGGCGCGTGCTGCCGACGACGGCCGGCGCCGGGCTGGAGGAGATCCTGTTCATCGGGCGGCAGCAAGACCGGGAGACCGGTGAGCTGGCCAAGGTCGCGGTGCGGGTCTCCTTCGACGCCGCCGGGGGCACCGAGCTGACCATCGGCGAGCCGTCCGACGAGCCGGTCGAGCCGCTGGACAGCTACCGGCAGAAGGTGCTCCGGGCGGCCAGCCGCAACACGGTGTACCCGTACGAGCTGACCGGCCTGCTCGGCGACTTCGTCGAGCACGACCTCGACGAGCAGCACGCGCTGGTGCCCGTCGCGCGGCCGAAGGGACGCAACAGCGCCGCGATCGTGGCCGGTGTGGTCACCACGCCGACCCCGCGGCACCCGCAGGGCGTCACCCGGGTCGTGCTGCTCGGCGACCCGACGAAGTCGCTCGGCGCGCTGTCCGAGCCGGAGTGCCGCCGGGTGATCGCCGCGCTGGACCTGGCCGAGCGGATGGGGGTGCCGCTGGAGTGGTACGCGCTCTCCGCCGGGGCCCGGATCTCGATGGAGTCCGGCACGGAGAACATGGACTGGGTGGCCGCGGCGCTCAAGCGGATCGTCGAGTTCACCCAGGACGGCGGCGAGATCAACATCGTGGTCGCGGGCATCACCGTCGGCGCGCAGCCGTACTGGAACGCCGAGGCGACGATGCTGATGCACACCAAGGGCGTCCTGGTGATGACGCCGGACTCGGCGATGGTGCTCACCGGCAAGCAGTCGCTCGACTTCTCCGGTGGCGTGTCGGCCGAGGACAACTTCGGCATCGGCGGCTACGACCGGGTGATGGGCCCGAACGGGCAGGCGCAGTACTGGGCGCCGAACCTGGCCGCCGCCCGGGACGTGCTGATGCTGCACTACGACCACACGTACGTCGCGCCCGGCGAGCAGACGCCCCGGCGGGCGACGACCACGGACCCCGTCGACCGGGACGTCTCCGACTTCCCGCACGCGGTGGAGGGCAGCGACTTCACCACCGTCGGCGAGATCTTCTCGGTCGAGGCCAACCCGGACCGGAAGAAGCCGTTCGACATCCGCACCGTGATGCGGGCGCTCTCCGACCAGGACCACCCGGTGCTGGAACGCTGGGCGGGCATGGCCGACGCGGAGACCGCGGTGGTGCAGGACGTCCACCTCGGCGGCATGCCGGTGTGCCTGCTCGGCATCGAGTCCCGGTCGGTTCCCCGGCGGGGCTTCCCGCCCACCGACGGCCCGGACACCTACACCGCGGGCACCCTCTTCCCGCGCTCGTCGAAGAAGGCCGCGCGGGCGATCAACGCGGCCAGCGGGAACCGTCCGCTGGTGGTGCTGGCGAACCTGTCGGGCTTCGACGGCTCGCCGGAGTCGATGCGCAAGCTCCAGCTGGAGTACGGCGCCGAGATCGGCCGCGCAATCGTGAACTTCCGGGGACCGATCGTGTTCTGCGTGATCTCGCGCTACCACGGCGGCGCGTTCGTGGTGTTCTCCAAGGCGCTGAACCCGAACATGACCGTGCTCGCGCTGGAGGGCTCGTTCGCCTCGGTGCTCGGCGGCGCCCCCGCCGCCGCGGTGGTGTTCTCCGGCGAGGTCAACGCCCGCACGGCGGCCGACCCGCGCGTGCGGGACCTGGAGGCCCGCGTCGCGAGCGCCTCCGGCACCGACCGCGCCACGCTGACCGCCGAGCTCGACGAGCTGCGCGCGTCGGTCCGCGCGGAGAAGCTCGGTGAGGTGGCGGCGGAGTTCGACCGCGTGCACAACATCCAGCGCGCGGTCGAGGTCGGCTCGGTCGACGCCGTCATCCGGGCCGCCGAGCTCCGCCCCCGCATCATCGAGGCCATCGAGGCCCGCCTGTAG
- a CDS encoding branched-chain amino acid ABC transporter permease, with protein MGGLLDQLVNGLTLGSQYALVAAGLALVFGVLEIVNFAHGELVMVGAYLLYAGSAYLGLPYPVAALATVVGMVVVGIGFYLAVVHRILHRGWQVQLVATLAVSIVLVNLAIVVEGSLPKTVYSEQSLRTVDLAGTPVAVQRLVVLGATAATFAALVVFLRHTRTGRAMRALAQNREAAVVVGLPAARIGLVTVATAAALAGVAAVTVTPLYSASPTMGTLLAVKAFAAVIMGGFGNVSGAVVGGFVLGVSEALAIGYLSSAYADVIVFSVMIVVLLVRPNGLFGRVVRA; from the coding sequence GTGGGCGGACTCCTCGACCAGCTCGTCAACGGTCTGACGCTCGGCTCCCAGTACGCCCTCGTGGCGGCCGGGCTGGCGCTCGTCTTCGGCGTCCTGGAGATCGTCAACTTCGCGCACGGCGAGCTGGTGATGGTCGGCGCCTACCTGCTGTACGCGGGCTCCGCGTACCTGGGGCTGCCGTACCCGGTCGCCGCGCTCGCCACGGTCGTCGGGATGGTGGTCGTCGGGATCGGGTTCTACCTGGCCGTGGTGCACCGGATCCTGCACCGGGGCTGGCAGGTCCAGCTCGTCGCCACGCTCGCCGTGTCGATCGTCCTGGTGAACCTGGCGATCGTGGTCGAGGGCTCGCTGCCCAAGACGGTCTACAGCGAGCAGAGCCTGCGCACTGTGGACCTCGCCGGGACCCCCGTCGCGGTGCAACGGCTGGTCGTGCTCGGGGCCACCGCGGCCACCTTCGCCGCGCTCGTGGTGTTCCTGCGCCACACCCGCACCGGGCGGGCGATGCGGGCGCTCGCCCAGAACCGTGAGGCGGCCGTCGTGGTGGGCCTGCCGGCCGCGCGGATCGGGCTGGTGACGGTGGCGACCGCCGCCGCCCTGGCGGGTGTCGCCGCGGTCACCGTCACGCCGCTGTACAGCGCCTCGCCGACGATGGGGACGCTGCTGGCCGTCAAGGCGTTCGCCGCCGTCATCATGGGCGGCTTCGGCAACGTCAGCGGCGCGGTGGTCGGCGGCTTCGTCCTCGGCGTCAGCGAGGCCCTGGCCATCGGCTACCTCTCCAGCGCGTACGCCGACGTGATCGTCTTCTCCGTCATGATCGTGGTGTTGCTGGTCCGCCCGAACGGGCTGTTCGGGCGGGTGGTGCGCGCGTGA
- a CDS encoding sensor histidine kinase has translation MTLVTGLRRLTRRGVRLLRADDPETGWLVRIVVSALLVWALVYLTPVDAVVRAVLAASLACWFLFVAADIRWPRLARAGLALATLLPATVAGVPENASAPLYLYAALFTFVLLPRTPTWAILALTGAVIAVLLTGFWLAGRGATAILTQPTLIIILVLFSLHRREYRLRAEQTALLLEQTSRTQQAQARAAALDERARIARELHDVLAHSLGALGVQLEVAEAQLTERGDVTAAAARIRRARRLASDGLVEARSAVAALRADVPPLSRALGDLVAAHRADHLATVTLRTEGSPRGLPSGAEVSLLRTAREALTNAARHAPGAPVAVTLDYRGPTVRLSVDNPAPARPVGDGAGGYGLTGARERIALVGGTLEAGVVDGAWRVTVEVPA, from the coding sequence TTGACCCTGGTCACGGGACTGCGCCGGTTGACCCGCCGGGGCGTACGGTTGCTGCGGGCCGACGACCCGGAGACCGGCTGGCTGGTCCGGATCGTGGTCAGCGCGCTGCTGGTCTGGGCGCTGGTGTACCTCACCCCGGTGGACGCCGTGGTGCGGGCGGTGCTCGCCGCCAGTCTCGCCTGCTGGTTCCTCTTCGTGGCCGCCGACATCCGGTGGCCCCGGCTCGCCCGTGCCGGTCTGGCCCTCGCGACACTGCTGCCGGCCACCGTCGCGGGCGTGCCGGAGAACGCCTCGGCGCCGCTGTACCTCTACGCCGCGCTGTTCACCTTCGTGCTGCTGCCACGAACCCCGACGTGGGCCATCCTCGCCCTCACCGGGGCGGTCATCGCGGTCCTGTTGACCGGCTTCTGGCTCGCCGGACGCGGGGCGACGGCGATACTGACCCAGCCCACGCTGATCATCATCCTGGTGCTGTTCAGCCTGCACCGACGGGAGTACCGGTTGCGGGCCGAGCAGACCGCGCTGCTGCTGGAGCAGACCTCGCGTACCCAGCAGGCCCAGGCCCGGGCGGCGGCCCTGGACGAGCGGGCCCGCATCGCCCGGGAGCTGCACGACGTGCTGGCCCACTCGCTGGGCGCGCTCGGGGTGCAGCTGGAGGTCGCCGAGGCCCAGCTGACCGAGCGGGGCGACGTCACAGCCGCCGCCGCCCGGATCCGCCGGGCGCGCCGGCTGGCCAGCGACGGGCTGGTCGAGGCCCGCTCGGCGGTCGCGGCGCTGCGGGCCGACGTGCCACCGCTGTCCCGCGCGCTCGGCGACCTCGTCGCCGCCCACCGGGCGGACCACCTGGCCACGGTCACCCTGCGCACCGAGGGGAGCCCCCGTGGCCTGCCGTCCGGGGCCGAGGTGTCGTTGTTGCGGACCGCGCGCGAGGCGCTGACCAACGCGGCCCGGCACGCTCCGGGCGCTCCGGTCGCCGTCACCCTCGACTACCGGGGGCCGACCGTGCGGCTCAGCGTGGACAATCCGGCCCCGGCCCGGCCCGTCGGCGACGGGGCGGGCGGATACGGGCTGACCGGGGCCCGGGAACGGATCGCGCTCGTCGGTGGCACCCTGGAGGCGGGCGTCGTCGACGGCGCGTGGCGAGTCACCGTGGAGGTGCCGGCATGA